In Candidatus Roseilinea sp., one DNA window encodes the following:
- a CDS encoding alcohol dehydrogenase: MKYLLCTADDTVACLEGERPRPGAGEIIACLTACGVCGTDALKIYNPGYAKPQKLGHECVGVVAEVGEGVTSFRPGQRIAFAHHVPDLQSHYSRRGSETMDPQFKRTNIEPGGFSEFIRLSALHVQHTVVPIPDHVPDLRAVFMEPLACCLRALDRAPLTAGDTCLVVGVGAIGILFLPLLSEMGVRALVCDVRPERIALARQWGALAGALASDEVPALCRAHTEGRGVDLVILTALDQVTFEMALRAVRDGGSLMLFGGKPGTQLALDFWPAFLREINILTSYSATPGGLRRAMQFIAAHGYPFEQLISHTFSMAEAHQAFELVHHGRASKVVIAPS, encoded by the coding sequence ATGAAGTATCTGCTGTGCACGGCGGATGACACGGTAGCGTGTCTAGAAGGCGAGCGACCTCGGCCTGGCGCCGGCGAAATCATTGCCTGCCTGACGGCCTGCGGCGTGTGCGGCACGGACGCGCTGAAGATTTACAACCCCGGCTACGCCAAGCCCCAGAAGTTGGGCCATGAATGCGTGGGTGTGGTGGCCGAAGTGGGCGAAGGCGTGACCTCCTTTCGCCCTGGCCAGCGTATTGCCTTTGCGCATCATGTCCCCGATCTCCAATCGCATTACTCCCGCCGCGGCAGCGAGACAATGGATCCACAGTTCAAGCGCACTAATATCGAGCCAGGCGGCTTCAGCGAGTTCATTCGCCTCTCGGCGTTGCATGTGCAGCACACCGTCGTGCCGATTCCGGATCATGTGCCTGACTTGCGCGCGGTGTTCATGGAGCCGTTGGCTTGTTGCTTGCGCGCCCTCGACCGCGCGCCGTTGACGGCCGGTGACACATGCCTGGTCGTCGGCGTCGGCGCGATCGGCATTCTCTTCCTGCCGTTGCTGAGCGAGATGGGTGTGCGTGCGCTCGTCTGTGATGTGCGGCCCGAGCGAATTGCACTCGCTCGGCAGTGGGGTGCGTTGGCTGGTGCACTCGCCTCCGACGAGGTGCCTGCGCTCTGCCGCGCGCATACCGAGGGTCGCGGTGTGGACCTGGTCATCCTCACGGCGCTGGACCAGGTCACCTTCGAGATGGCCCTGCGCGCGGTGCGCGATGGTGGGTCACTCATGCTCTTCGGCGGCAAGCCGGGGACGCAACTCGCGCTGGACTTTTGGCCGGCCTTCCTGCGCGAGATCAACATCCTCACCAGCTATTCGGCCACACCCGGCGGCCTGCGCCGTGCGATGCAATTCATCGCAGCGCACGGTTACCCGTTCGAGCAGTTGATCAGCCATACCTTCTCGATGGCCGAAGCCCACCAGGCGTTCGAACTCGTGCATCATGGGCGTGCGTCGAAAGTCGTCATTGCGCCGTCTTGA
- a CDS encoding ABC transporter substrate-binding protein, whose product MNERDRQQRLYVAKMAEKLRAGKINRREFIRAAALAGFGFSSAWYLGGCAPARPAAPAETAPTVAPEAPKADAATGSLTPQQQFLKEVGGKFKGTRIKIVSENTSPGLVISKLMKEEFTPLTGIEVDWEIVPLDQVLAKTIQDTVVGATGGKGQSDIYYWDQAWLGRFVNDSIPVDELLAKTDLAYPDYNFDDFLPQLVRDIASYKGTKIGVPFDIPIFIMMYRKDIFDELKLKVPTTMQEYMDVVKAIHEAKSSEGIMGTVGQWKSGHYALQCDATAWMWSHGGAHFDADGKPIYTIEENVEGMRYMMELGKYMDPGVTGWDWGGQGDAFTQGKAGVFISWGEFFPGFDDPSRSKVVGLVEPADCPKEVKLRPREQCGYDETPGISHQGGSCLAISKYAPNPDAAWIFLQWATSADLTARANAQGANVPIRASNYTDPRVLENNKVVPGTTRHFEVTKRAIETRMGTEPHLPQWAALANDVNAVEYGKMTTKQQSIEDTLKAIQEKTEKALQAMREYGVVA is encoded by the coding sequence ATGAACGAACGAGATCGTCAGCAACGTTTGTATGTCGCCAAGATGGCCGAGAAGCTGCGCGCCGGCAAGATCAACCGCCGCGAGTTCATCCGTGCCGCGGCGTTGGCCGGCTTTGGCTTCAGCAGCGCTTGGTATCTGGGTGGCTGCGCGCCGGCCCGACCGGCGGCCCCGGCCGAGACTGCCCCAACCGTCGCGCCCGAGGCGCCCAAGGCAGATGCCGCCACCGGCAGCCTCACCCCACAGCAGCAGTTCCTCAAGGAGGTCGGTGGGAAGTTCAAAGGCACGCGCATCAAGATCGTGTCGGAGAACACCTCGCCCGGCCTCGTCATCAGCAAGCTGATGAAGGAAGAGTTCACGCCGTTGACCGGCATCGAAGTGGACTGGGAGATCGTGCCGCTCGATCAGGTGCTGGCCAAGACCATCCAAGACACGGTGGTGGGCGCGACCGGCGGCAAGGGGCAGAGCGACATCTACTATTGGGACCAGGCCTGGCTTGGCCGCTTCGTGAACGACTCCATCCCCGTTGACGAATTGCTTGCCAAGACCGACCTGGCCTACCCTGACTATAACTTCGATGACTTCCTGCCGCAACTGGTGCGTGACATCGCCAGCTACAAAGGCACTAAGATCGGCGTGCCGTTCGACATCCCGATCTTCATCATGATGTACCGCAAGGACATCTTCGATGAGCTGAAGCTGAAGGTGCCGACCACGATGCAGGAGTACATGGATGTCGTCAAGGCCATCCACGAAGCCAAGAGCAGCGAAGGCATCATGGGCACGGTGGGTCAGTGGAAGTCCGGCCACTATGCCTTGCAGTGCGACGCCACGGCCTGGATGTGGTCGCATGGCGGTGCACACTTCGACGCTGATGGCAAGCCGATCTACACCATCGAGGAAAACGTCGAGGGCATGCGCTACATGATGGAGTTGGGCAAATACATGGACCCCGGCGTGACCGGTTGGGACTGGGGCGGCCAGGGCGATGCCTTCACCCAGGGCAAGGCCGGCGTCTTCATCTCGTGGGGCGAGTTCTTCCCCGGCTTTGACGATCCTTCGCGCAGTAAGGTTGTCGGGCTGGTGGAACCCGCCGACTGCCCCAAGGAGGTCAAGCTACGCCCACGCGAACAGTGCGGCTATGACGAGACGCCCGGCATCAGCCACCAGGGCGGCTCGTGCCTGGCTATCAGCAAGTACGCGCCCAACCCTGATGCAGCTTGGATCTTCTTGCAGTGGGCCACCAGCGCCGACCTGACCGCGCGCGCCAACGCCCAAGGCGCCAATGTGCCCATCCGCGCCAGCAACTACACCGATCCGCGCGTGTTGGAGAACAACAAGGTCGTGCCCGGCACCACCCGCCACTTCGAGGTGACCAAGCGCGCCATCGAAACGCGCATGGGCACCGAGCCGCACCTGCCGCAGTGGGCTGCGCTGGCCAACGACGTGAACGCCGTCGAGTACGGCAAGATGACCACCAAGCAGCAGAGCATTGAGGACACCCTGAAGGCCATTCAGGAAAAAACCGAGAAGGCGCTGCAAGCCATGCGCGAGTACGGCGTCGTCGCCTAG
- a CDS encoding xylulokinase yields the protein MTLLGIDLGTTAVKALLINESGDTLASATVEYPLSIPRPLWSEQDPADWWRGTTEAIRQVLAKANVSGRDVRGIGLSGQMHGLTLLDRAGNVLRPAILWNDQRTAAQCDELVRRAGGPMRTRELIANIPSPSYTAPKILWVREHEPDVYARVAHVLLPKDYIRYKLSGEFATEVGDATGMALLDVRHRRWSDEMLALLEIPREWLPLCAESHEPTAQVSEVAARETGLAAGTPIVGGSGDQPAAAVGLGSVREGIVNVTLGTSGVVFASVEHYPPIRDTAIEVFCHAVPQTWFFMGVMLSAGGSLRWHRDVVANGHPDVVARRDGIESYEALLSSAAEVPIGAEGLIFLPYLTGERTPHRDSLARGAFVGLTLRHTQAHLARAVVEGISFGLRDSIELMRELGLHVNEVRAAGGGARSAIWRQMLANIFQADITLVNSTEGGAFGVALLAGVGIGLWRDTREACDAVIRVTSRTSPSDDPAVLRRYDEAYAHFRELYPALKPIFAQLER from the coding sequence ATGACGTTGCTTGGCATTGACCTCGGCACGACGGCTGTCAAAGCGTTGCTTATTAACGAGAGCGGGGATACGCTCGCCAGCGCGACGGTCGAGTATCCGCTCAGCATCCCTCGACCGCTGTGGAGCGAACAGGACCCTGCGGATTGGTGGCGTGGCACCACGGAAGCGATTCGCCAAGTGCTGGCGAAGGCGAATGTCTCGGGGCGAGATGTGCGCGGCATCGGCCTGAGCGGCCAGATGCACGGGCTGACGCTGCTCGACCGCGCGGGCAATGTGCTGCGCCCGGCGATTTTGTGGAACGACCAACGCACGGCGGCGCAGTGCGATGAACTGGTGCGGCGCGCCGGTGGGCCGATGCGCACGCGCGAACTGATCGCCAACATTCCCAGCCCCAGCTACACCGCGCCGAAGATCCTCTGGGTGCGTGAACACGAGCCGGATGTCTATGCGCGCGTGGCGCACGTGCTGCTGCCCAAAGACTACATCCGCTACAAGCTGAGCGGCGAGTTCGCCACGGAGGTCGGCGATGCCACCGGCATGGCGCTACTCGATGTGCGGCATCGCCGCTGGTCGGATGAGATGCTGGCCCTGCTCGAGATCCCGCGCGAGTGGTTGCCGTTGTGCGCAGAATCCCACGAGCCGACGGCGCAGGTGAGCGAGGTAGCTGCGCGTGAGACCGGCCTGGCTGCCGGCACGCCCATCGTGGGGGGCAGCGGCGACCAGCCTGCGGCGGCCGTCGGGCTGGGTTCGGTGCGCGAAGGCATCGTCAACGTCACATTGGGCACGTCGGGCGTGGTGTTCGCCTCGGTGGAGCACTACCCGCCGATCCGTGATACGGCCATCGAGGTGTTCTGCCACGCCGTGCCACAGACGTGGTTCTTCATGGGCGTCATGCTCTCTGCGGGTGGCAGCCTGCGCTGGCATCGCGATGTGGTCGCCAACGGCCACCCGGATGTTGTCGCACGCCGCGATGGGATCGAGTCCTACGAGGCGTTGCTGAGCAGCGCTGCCGAAGTGCCCATCGGCGCGGAGGGGTTGATCTTTTTGCCCTACCTCACCGGCGAACGCACGCCGCACCGCGATTCGCTGGCGCGCGGCGCGTTCGTCGGCTTGACGCTGCGCCATACGCAGGCGCACCTGGCGCGGGCAGTGGTCGAGGGCATCAGCTTTGGCCTGCGCGACTCCATCGAGTTGATGCGCGAACTGGGGCTACACGTGAACGAGGTGCGCGCTGCCGGCGGCGGTGCGCGCAGCGCAATCTGGCGGCAAATGCTGGCCAACATCTTTCAGGCCGACATCACGCTGGTCAATTCGACAGAGGGCGGCGCATTCGGCGTGGCGCTGCTGGCCGGCGTCGGCATCGGCCTGTGGCGCGATACCCGCGAGGCGTGCGATGCTGTGATCCGTGTGACTTCGCGCACGTCGCCCAGCGATGACCCGGCCGTGCTGCGCCGGTACGACGAGGCCTATGCTCATTTTCGCGAGCTCTATCCGGCGCTCAAACCGATCTTCGCCCAGCTCGAGCGATGA
- a CDS encoding NAD-dependent glycerol-3-phosphate dehydrogenase produces the protein MKIVVLGAGVMGTAFTMPIADAGHTVHLVGTHLDGDIIEEIHETRVHPRLKSRVPDAVTPFPIAGLGEAIQGADLVVLGVNSHGVAWAANVLADVLPPDVPVIMLTKGLYGDGESLHILPAFFRSQLPARSSAVAVMAIGGPCIAGELAARRHSCVVLGGSDVQKLNALAAALRTPYYHVWTSTDLVGLEVCVALKNLYALAVGLVIGLLERDGIAGNGAQMHNLAAAIFAQGLYETDYLVRHLGGDMRSVYTLPGAGDLYVTCQGGRNSRMGRLLGLGMPYAQAKAEHMPNESVEGAMLAEAVGDTVHAMIRAGKLDARKLPLMLAVIDIVCHGAPVEIPWDAFFHDTE, from the coding sequence ATGAAGATCGTCGTTCTGGGCGCCGGTGTGATGGGCACAGCGTTCACGATGCCCATCGCCGACGCCGGTCACACCGTCCACCTCGTCGGCACGCACCTCGATGGAGACATCATCGAGGAGATTCACGAAACGCGCGTGCACCCGCGCTTGAAATCGCGCGTCCCCGATGCCGTGACGCCGTTCCCGATCGCCGGCCTCGGCGAAGCAATTCAGGGTGCGGACCTCGTTGTGTTAGGGGTGAACTCACACGGCGTGGCTTGGGCGGCGAATGTGCTGGCCGATGTGTTGCCGCCTGACGTGCCGGTCATCATGCTCACTAAAGGATTGTATGGCGATGGTGAGTCGCTTCACATCCTACCGGCCTTCTTCCGGTCGCAGTTGCCCGCGCGCTCGAGCGCTGTTGCCGTGATGGCTATCGGCGGCCCGTGCATCGCCGGTGAACTGGCGGCGCGCCGGCATAGCTGTGTGGTGCTCGGCGGCTCCGACGTGCAGAAGTTGAACGCGCTGGCTGCCGCGTTGCGCACGCCTTACTATCACGTGTGGACCAGCACCGATCTGGTCGGCCTCGAGGTGTGTGTGGCGCTGAAGAATTTGTATGCGCTGGCCGTTGGGTTGGTGATCGGTCTGCTGGAGCGCGATGGCATTGCCGGCAACGGCGCGCAGATGCACAATCTCGCTGCTGCTATCTTCGCCCAGGGCCTGTATGAGACAGACTATTTGGTGCGCCATCTGGGTGGAGATATGCGCTCGGTCTACACCCTCCCCGGCGCCGGTGACCTGTATGTGACTTGTCAGGGGGGGCGCAACAGCCGCATGGGCCGGTTGTTGGGGTTGGGTATGCCGTATGCGCAGGCCAAGGCAGAGCATATGCCCAACGAGTCGGTCGAGGGCGCGATGCTGGCCGAAGCGGTGGGCGATACCGTGCATGCCATGATCCGCGCCGGCAAGCTCGACGCGCGCAAGCTGCCGCTCATGCTGGCAGTTATAGACATCGTTTGTCACGGCGCGCCGGTTGAGATACCCTGGGACGCATTCTTCCATGACACGGAGTGA
- a CDS encoding xylulokinase codes for MSNTFVIGVDSSTTSCKAIAWDRQGRALAEGRASFQLLSPQIGWYEQDAERWWEGLVRALRDLGAQLDLSRAEAICLTHQRETFVLVDRNGCPIRNAITWMDERSRPQLADVERLIGKDRLHQISGKPLSVTISMTKMLWLRQHEPEALRRAHKVLDVHAFLVHRLTGHYRTSPACADPTGLLDMQRGAWSHEVIAASGLREDQLSELIPVGQAIGRVTAEAAAAIGLREGLPVIAGLGDGQSAGLGANITTPERAYLNLGTCIIGGFFSPTYVCDLAFRTMSAPLPGAYFLEHALKGGVFTLSWFVEKFAHDLRHTNLPLVAEEILEAAAAKLPPGSAGLMLVPYWNNVMNPYWDPAATGITIGWTGAHGREHFYRAILEGIAFEQRLAGDAVMKATGAQLDEYVTMGGGSKSALWCQIMADVTRVPVVRSETAEATCLGAGILAATAVGWYPDIRAAAAAMTRTGQRFDPRPEVFAQYDKLYREVYVHLFPAVRPYVDRLTELTRDE; via the coding sequence ATGTCGAACACCTTCGTCATCGGCGTTGATAGCAGCACTACGTCGTGCAAGGCCATTGCCTGGGACCGCCAAGGCCGCGCGCTGGCCGAGGGTCGCGCGTCGTTCCAACTCCTCTCGCCGCAGATCGGCTGGTATGAGCAAGACGCCGAGCGCTGGTGGGAAGGACTGGTTCGCGCGCTGCGCGACCTCGGCGCGCAACTCGACCTGAGCCGCGCCGAGGCGATCTGCCTGACCCATCAACGCGAGACCTTCGTGCTGGTGGATCGCAACGGTTGCCCGATCCGCAACGCGATCACCTGGATGGACGAGCGCAGCCGGCCGCAACTGGCCGACGTCGAGCGCCTCATCGGCAAAGACCGCCTGCATCAGATCAGCGGCAAACCGCTCTCGGTCACCATTTCTATGACCAAGATGCTGTGGCTGCGGCAGCACGAGCCGGAGGCATTGCGCCGCGCGCATAAGGTCCTCGACGTGCATGCCTTCCTGGTGCATCGTCTGACCGGCCATTACCGCACCAGCCCTGCCTGCGCCGACCCCACCGGCCTGCTGGACATGCAGCGCGGCGCGTGGTCGCACGAGGTTATCGCCGCCAGCGGCCTGCGCGAAGACCAGCTCAGCGAGCTGATACCGGTCGGACAGGCAATCGGCCGCGTGACCGCCGAAGCGGCTGCCGCAATTGGCTTACGCGAAGGGCTGCCTGTAATCGCCGGCCTGGGCGATGGCCAATCGGCCGGCCTCGGCGCGAACATTACCACGCCCGAACGCGCCTATCTCAACCTAGGCACGTGCATCATCGGCGGCTTCTTCAGCCCGACGTATGTGTGCGACCTCGCCTTCCGCACGATGAGCGCGCCGTTGCCGGGCGCTTACTTCCTGGAGCATGCGCTGAAGGGCGGCGTGTTCACCCTCAGTTGGTTCGTGGAGAAATTCGCCCATGATCTGCGTCATACCAATCTGCCGCTGGTGGCGGAGGAAATCCTGGAGGCGGCGGCGGCCAAGCTGCCGCCCGGCAGCGCCGGCTTGATGCTCGTGCCATATTGGAACAACGTGATGAACCCGTATTGGGATCCGGCTGCCACCGGCATCACCATCGGCTGGACGGGCGCGCACGGCCGGGAGCACTTCTATCGCGCCATCCTCGAAGGCATCGCCTTCGAGCAACGGCTGGCCGGCGACGCCGTGATGAAGGCGACCGGCGCGCAGCTCGACGAGTACGTCACGATGGGCGGCGGCAGCAAGAGCGCGCTATGGTGCCAGATCATGGCCGACGTGACCCGCGTGCCGGTCGTGCGCTCGGAGACAGCCGAGGCCACCTGCCTGGGCGCCGGTATTCTCGCCGCAACCGCCGTCGGCTGGTATCCCGACATCCGCGCCGCCGCAGCAGCGATGACCCGCACCGGCCAGCGCTTCGACCCGCGCCCGGAGGTGTTCGCACAGTATGACAAACTCTATCGCGAAGTGTACGTCCACCTCTTCCCGGCCGTCCGCCCCTACGTGGATCGGCTGACCGAGCTGACCCGCGACGAGTGA